The segment aataacaattttatttaagattatattatttaaaaaacaacgaaTTATAACTCTTTTTAATGACTCTTGTGACCCCACAGACTCTCTCGCGCCGTCAGTTCTACCAACAGAGACTGCCCTCAACTTGTCAAGACGAAACTTGGGCATATCCCTGAGGAGGAAGATGATGACCAGGACAGCTCTAGAGGTCAGAAGGAGAACAGGTGTGACAATGCTAACAAAACAGATAAGACTCGGGCCACTCAGTTTCTTAGTTGTGACGGGTCAAGTGATGACCACTATGCTAGCAAAACTGACGCTAGAGACTCTACATTTCATTATTTCGCCACTAACCTCATCAAGCCAGTCTTTGTGACGTCACAACGATACGGTTCATTTCAGACAATGACGTCTCGCTACACTCCTGTGAAACAAAGACAGGATATAAGACAAAGTTATTCCTTGCCGCGTCACAAAACTATACTTAATGGTCAAATGAAACCATTCAACCATCGCAGTGGCCGCTCTACAAATGTGTCTGATTACAACAAACCACAGTCCCAGAGGCGTTCTACTTTAgttcaaaatgaaaacaatgtatATGACATCCCAGAATCCACAGGAAAACCATCCAATGATTTCAACAGACCATCATCTCCCATTGAAGATTACAGCTCCAGTGAATCAGGAATCTCTGATAGTGATGAGGTCAGCACTCAATACATTTCTAATCCAAATCTCTTTCAAGGAGGTAGACGAAGAAAACACAAGGACAAAATGTTGACAAAGTTTAGACGTAAAAGTTCCTCGGCTGACTCGGCTATCAAAGACTTAGACAATTGGTCTTCCTATAGCTCCGACAAAACTGCAAGTCCGACTCAATTGAAAACGAGAGCAAGTTGCCCGGATGTGCACCAAATGAAATACGTAAAACATAAAGACAAAAGACATCGTGAAATACCTACACATAAAGAAGAGACAAGTCGAACCAATCCAAAGATGGTCTCAGAGCACAATTCAGAACATGAATCAAAACAAAGTAGTGAAGACGAGGATGATGTATCATGTGTTTCTAGGAatgaaaagaacaaaacatCAGGTCCTGATGTATCACTGTTTGAAGTAAGCTTGACCTCTGAGAGGCTGTGCAGTTTGGATTGTGACACTGACAAAACTGATTCGGACAGTCCAAATTCAAAGATAGTTTCTGACAACAGAAATCACAAAACTGACTCAAACATTTTGTATAAGGCCtctaaaaaatctaaatctctTTCTACAAAAAATTTTGGAGAAAGTATTTCTGTTCTGGGAACTATCTCCAAGACATCTTCCAAGAATTGTAAATCTAACATGTTTCACATTCAGCCTGATCAATTCAAATCAAAAACACTTGAGCCTGCAAGTAAAGGTCGAGAAGATGTTTCTGCCCACTCAGATTTTTTgacccttaaaaaaaacacccgATGGAAACGCCTTGAAACAGAGTCTGTTAACAACACTTGTAAAACTAGAATCAGAGAGCTTCAAGATATATTAATGAAACAATCTCTACCATTGTCTAGTCCAGAAACACTTTTTTCTATTACTGTCTCAGACAGATCGGAAGAAAATGTTACAGGAAACTCTGACACTCAAGCTAAATCAACAAAACCAGGGACCGGAAACTGTAAGATTGTTTTAGATGAGGGTCTCGATGACTCAGAGAAGCTAAATAAATCTAATACAGACAATATGAAACATAAATATGTTGACCATGAAAAACCATCTCCCAACATGCCGAAGAGATGTTTCATCACTGAAAAATCCTCACCTAAAACAATGCAAAAGTGTGTAGACTCAGATAAATTATCACCGAGAaccttacaaaaaaatattgtttcagaTAAATCCTCTCCTATGACAATACCAAAGAGCGTTACGTCAGACAAATCATCGCCCATGACTATACCAAAAAGTGTTACCTCAGACAAATCGTCCCCTATGATAATTCCAAAAAGTGTTACGTCAGACAAATCGTCCCCCATAACAATACCAAAGAGTGTTATCTCAGATAAATCATCTCCCATAACAATACCAAAGAGTGAT is part of the Biomphalaria glabrata chromosome 2, xgBioGlab47.1, whole genome shotgun sequence genome and harbors:
- the LOC129924523 gene encoding uncharacterized protein LOC129924523 translates to MGQQGSRETGQHGFRSTGHQSTYKCYPSQCNGSQEWPRWATGLTQGLPQDGDRGLFRGEFILVQAPQTIGHNVETHPQCLQIYRNQYRHHFMNAATCPEESSIHFSQTGRNFPGYRLSRAVSSTNRDCPQLVKTKLGHIPEEEDDDQDSSRGQKENRCDNANKTDKTRATQFLSCDGSSDDHYASKTDARDSTFHYFATNLIKPVFVTSQRYGSFQTMTSRYTPVKQRQDIRQSYSLPRHKTILNGQMKPFNHRSGRSTNVSDYNKPQSQRRSTLVQNENNVYDIPESTGKPSNDFNRPSSPIEDYSSSESGISDSDEVSTQYISNPNLFQGGRRRKHKDKMLTKFRRKSSSADSAIKDLDNWSSYSSDKTASPTQLKTRASCPDVHQMKYVKHKDKRHREIPTHKEETSRTNPKMVSEHNSEHESKQSSEDEDDVSCVSRNEKNKTSGPDVSLFEVSLTSERLCSLDCDTDKTDSDSPNSKIVSDNRNHKTDSNILYKASKKSKSLSTKNFGESISVLGTISKTSSKNCKSNMFHIQPDQFKSKTLEPASKGREDVSAHSDFLTLKKNTRWKRLETESVNNTCKTRIRELQDILMKQSLPLSSPETLFSITVSDRSEENVTGNSDTQAKSTKPGTGNCKIVLDEGLDDSEKLNKSNTDNMKHKYVDHEKPSPNMPKRCFITEKSSPKTMQKCVDSDKLSPRTLQKNIVSDKSSPMTIPKSVTSDKSSPMTIPKSVTSDKSSPMIIPKSVTSDKSSPITIPKSVISDKSSPITIPKSDVSDKSSTMTILKSVASDKSTSGRNKAELKADLTVLAENVTLPPPPPAPPLPDKFLRN